A section of the Borrelia coriaceae genome encodes:
- the bdr gene encoding Bdr family repetitive protein, which produces MQNTALHSVGNTQVFNGHVTEDMIYQEFVKMGMQDYVANDLSKRYYRNELTYKDIEYLESNFNLKLEMLERSLRAEIMSVKIELDNKIETKFNELDNKIETKFNELDKKIDINEMKLKSTLRLHNWMFGTIITICLGILLTLIFK; this is translated from the coding sequence ATGCAAAATACAGCATTGCATTCTGTTGGTAATACACAAGTTTTTAATGGTCATGTAACCGAAGATATGATATACCAAGAATTTGTGAAGATGGGTATGCAAGATTATGTAGCAAATGATCTTTCTAAAAGATATTATCGTAATGAGCTTACTTATAAAGATATTGAGTATTTAGAGAGTAATTTTAACTTAAAACTTGAAATGTTAGAACGTAGCTTAAGAGCTGAGATTATGTCTGTTAAGATCGAACTTGACAACAAGATAGAAACTAAATTTAATGAACTTGACAACAAGATAGAAACTAAATTTAATGAACTTGATAAAAAGATAGACATTAACGAAATGAAGCTTAAGAGTACATTAAGGTTACATAATTGGATGTTTGGTACTATTATTACTATATGTTTAGGAATTTTATTGACATTAATATTTAAATAA